One genomic segment of Clostridium saccharoperbutylacetonicum N1-4(HMT) includes these proteins:
- a CDS encoding carbohydrate ABC transporter permease — translation MSSDYISKMFGGKIVNKLLYIVLIIWAVIQIFPLYWLITFSLKNNSEIFGGNLIGLPEKFLWENYGKALVNANVGVYFMNSVIITAVTIFLTVIVSLMASYALVRMKWKFRNTTMLLFMAGLMIPIHAALLPIFLILRKVKLLDTYWALIIPYVAFAIPMAILILTSFMKSIPREIEEAACIDGCSIYRIFFSIIVPILRPAVATISIFTFLQAWNELMFATVFISKAAYKPLTVGIQSMAGKYSTEWGPIGAALVIATIPTVIIYLLMSSQVHKSLTAGALKG, via the coding sequence ATGAGTAGCGATTATATTTCAAAAATGTTTGGAGGGAAAATTGTAAACAAGCTATTATACATAGTGCTCATTATATGGGCAGTTATACAAATATTCCCACTATATTGGCTAATAACATTCTCCCTTAAAAATAATAGTGAAATATTTGGAGGTAACTTAATTGGTTTGCCTGAAAAGTTTTTATGGGAAAACTATGGGAAGGCATTAGTTAATGCAAATGTTGGGGTATACTTTATGAACAGTGTAATAATTACAGCTGTTACTATATTCTTAACAGTAATAGTTTCACTAATGGCTTCTTATGCATTGGTTAGGATGAAATGGAAATTTAGAAATACAACAATGTTGCTTTTTATGGCAGGGTTAATGATACCAATTCATGCAGCACTTCTTCCAATATTTTTAATATTACGTAAAGTTAAGTTATTGGACACTTATTGGGCATTAATTATACCTTATGTGGCGTTTGCTATTCCTATGGCTATTCTTATTCTTACAAGCTTTATGAAATCTATTCCTAGAGAAATTGAGGAAGCAGCTTGTATTGATGGATGCAGTATTTATAGAATATTTTTCAGTATTATTGTGCCTATATTAAGGCCAGCTGTAGCAACAATTTCCATATTTACATTCTTGCAAGCTTGGAATGAATTAATGTTTGCAACTGTATTTATTAGTAAGGCTGCCTATAAACCATTGACAGTAGGAATTCAGTCTATGGCTGGGAAATATTCAACAGAATGGGGGCCAATAGGTGCAGCTTTGGTTATTGCTACTATTCCTACGGTTATTATTTATCTTCTAATGAGCAGTCAAGTTCATAAGAGCTTAACAGCTGGTGCTTTAAAAGGTTAG
- a CDS encoding carbohydrate ABC transporter permease, which yields MDKVLSDKKAIMFFLFPALIFFILIVFLPIFISGYYSTLDWDGLKNPVFVGLQNYKELFANTTGGFTLSIKNSLYFVLVSVFIQLPISLFLALVLANGVKGEKFFLNVYFIPVIISTVVIGQLWMKIYNPDYGLLNSFLKSIGLGNMAKAWLADPTTALGASFVPTLWQYVGYHMLLMYAAIKSIPTDIYEAAKLDGASGIQMAFRITIPLIKPMLKVCVTFSVIGALKIFDLVYVLTNGGPNHASEVPSTLLVNNIFVRSMYGYGSAIAIFIIIECLVFTGIIQKFFKTDDVE from the coding sequence ATGGATAAGGTTCTTTCGGATAAAAAAGCTATAATGTTTTTTTTATTTCCTGCACTGATTTTTTTTATTCTAATAGTATTTCTACCTATATTTATTTCAGGTTATTACAGCACTCTTGATTGGGATGGCTTAAAAAATCCAGTATTTGTTGGGTTACAAAATTATAAAGAGCTTTTTGCTAATACTACAGGTGGTTTTACTTTATCAATTAAAAATTCATTATATTTTGTTCTTGTATCAGTGTTTATTCAATTACCAATTAGTTTATTTTTAGCATTAGTACTTGCTAATGGAGTTAAAGGAGAAAAGTTTTTTTTAAACGTTTATTTTATACCTGTAATAATTTCTACTGTTGTTATTGGACAACTTTGGATGAAGATTTATAATCCGGATTATGGATTACTCAACAGTTTTTTGAAATCAATAGGTCTTGGAAATATGGCAAAAGCGTGGTTAGCAGATCCAACTACAGCGCTTGGAGCATCCTTTGTGCCTACATTATGGCAATACGTAGGATACCATATGTTACTAATGTATGCAGCCATAAAATCAATTCCTACAGATATATATGAAGCCGCAAAACTTGATGGAGCATCAGGTATTCAAATGGCTTTTAGAATTACTATACCACTAATAAAACCTATGCTTAAAGTATGTGTGACTTTTTCTGTTATAGGTGCTTTGAAGATTTTTGATCTTGTATATGTATTGACTAATGGTGGGCCTAACCATGCAAGTGAGGTACCAAGTACATTGCTTGTTAATAATATATTTGTACGAAGCATGTATGGATATGGAAGTGCCATAGCAATTTTTATAATAATAGAATGTCTTGTATTTACAGGAATTATACAGAAGTTTTTCAAAACTGATGATGTGGAATAA
- a CDS encoding extracellular solute-binding protein, whose product MKNVLKKLATISMSLLLVTSAVGCGSSSSGDSKSANASGDSKQVTLKLWHVWAADSESNRKPFLKVLDDFQKENPNIKLDIDETEAKAYDTKIKTAAAGDELPDVFYSQAGGSVKGYVDAGKILPIDDYLNDGTKDRLLPGVLSNMTFDGKVYGLPYTQATAVFFVNKELFDQNGIKIPETYNELVTAVKAFRAKGITPMTVGAKDEWPTTQYFDIMSIRDAGAKVVNDALEKKGSYEDPGFIDAAAKFQELVKLQAFNDGALGVTRDESEIGFYEGKIPMYVNGSWTVGNIDKDGSKIKGKVLALKFPTIEGGKGDINDFTGGAAEGFFVSAKTQHKEEAVKLQKYITEHHSKEAYLAGAGIPTWKMDVDESKIDPLNLQIAKNLKEAKTTTLWFNSKLSTKDGDDYQKELTQLFSLQVTPEQFAKDMQKMNAK is encoded by the coding sequence ATGAAAAATGTCTTAAAAAAACTTGCAACTATTTCTATGTCTTTATTATTAGTAACTAGTGCAGTTGGCTGTGGATCAAGCTCTTCAGGCGATAGTAAAAGTGCTAATGCGTCTGGTGATTCAAAACAAGTTACTTTAAAATTATGGCATGTATGGGCTGCTGATAGTGAGTCGAACAGAAAACCTTTTCTTAAGGTATTAGATGACTTTCAAAAAGAAAACCCTAACATTAAGCTAGATATTGATGAAACAGAAGCTAAAGCTTATGATACTAAAATTAAGACAGCAGCAGCTGGGGATGAACTTCCAGATGTTTTCTACTCACAGGCTGGAGGGTCTGTCAAAGGTTATGTGGATGCTGGAAAAATTTTACCTATAGACGATTATTTAAATGATGGAACTAAAGATAGATTACTTCCAGGAGTTTTATCTAATATGACTTTTGATGGAAAAGTATATGGTTTACCTTATACACAAGCAACCGCAGTATTCTTTGTAAATAAAGAATTGTTTGATCAAAATGGAATTAAGATTCCTGAAACTTATAATGAATTAGTAACTGCAGTTAAAGCTTTCAGAGCTAAGGGAATTACACCTATGACTGTAGGTGCCAAGGATGAATGGCCTACAACACAGTATTTTGATATTATGTCTATTCGTGATGCAGGTGCTAAGGTAGTTAATGATGCACTTGAGAAAAAAGGTTCTTATGAAGATCCAGGTTTTATAGATGCTGCTGCAAAATTTCAAGAATTAGTAAAACTACAAGCATTTAATGATGGTGCTCTTGGTGTAACAAGAGATGAATCAGAAATAGGGTTTTACGAAGGTAAAATTCCAATGTATGTAAATGGTAGCTGGACTGTTGGTAATATCGATAAAGATGGATCTAAGATTAAAGGTAAAGTCCTTGCATTGAAATTCCCAACTATTGAAGGTGGAAAAGGCGACATTAATGATTTTACAGGTGGAGCTGCTGAAGGATTCTTTGTAAGTGCTAAAACACAACATAAAGAAGAAGCAGTTAAACTTCAAAAATATATTACTGAACACCACTCAAAAGAAGCATATTTAGCAGGTGCTGGAATACCAACTTGGAAAATGGATGTAGATGAATCTAAAATTGACCCTTTAAATTTACAAATAGCTAAAAATCTTAAGGAAGCAAAGACAACCACTTTATGGTTTAATTCTAAATTGTCAACTAAAGATGGTGACGATTATCAAAAAGAATTAACACAATTGTTCTCATTACAAGTTACACCAGAACAATTTGCCAAAGATATGCAAAAAATGAATGCCAAGTAA